The window GGCTCCAGGCTTCGCTCCGCCCTCGGCGGGCTCCAGCAGAACCTTCAGGGACAGAACCCGCTCCTCCACCTGCTGGTTCTGGACGGAGCTCTGAGGGAAGCTGCAGTGGAAGAGCTTCTCCAGACGGCTGGACAGCAACACCTGCAGGAACCGGAGACGGCAGCAGCTGGTTAACCTGGTTGACCCACCGCTCTTTATTCAGGTGagagcgccccctgctggaggcCAACCCAAACCGCTTCAGTGGGACCGGTTCTGATTCTGGATAGAGAGGAAGGTTGGGTGTTTGATCTCACTGCTTCGACTGGTTTTACTGGCTGACAGGAACTTCCTTCAGTGGGCGGAGCCTGAACAGGTAAAGGTGGCTTCAGACCTCCATCTTTTTTATCGGGTCTCCAGGTCCCTGTGTGAGAGGCAgtggacacctggacaggtcttcGGTCCACCAGagagacacctggacaggtcttcagtccgtcacagggacacagagagacaaatgagacaacgAGTCCCTGATGGACATGACCTGCATGTTTCTGCGATGAAACTGGAGAACCCACAGGGAGAACCGACACCTCTAACCACTGCTTCACCGTGCTGCGGCTTCATgtcaagaataaaaataaatcaggagacaggaagtgatttaAACAGCTTTTCAGTCCCGTTCCTTCACAAGACAAACTGTTGTTcatgaaataaattaatcttgACCACAGTGAAACAGTTCCTGCATCTGAACatgatttaaacttttactaaaacagaaaaactgagtaAACGTCATAAAtcacctgttcctgtttttaataaatgtgacGAATCAGGAGGAGATTTCAGCTGGAATTCATaaagaaactcaaagtaaaCCAGGATCCAGAACCACCTGGATCCGAGCCGGTGAGAAGAACCGACTcatggaggagctgcaggaaggaACCGAGGAGGAACACAGAGCggtgaggacagaggaggaggacgggagATGATCCACTGTGGAGATCCCTGAAGGAGCAGctgagacaggaggaggaggaggaggaaatacagaaggaggaagagagagaagTGTTTCCTGGTTCTTACCGTCTGCTTGCTGACTGCAGGATCTCCTCCTTCGtgccactcctcctcctcctcctcttcgtcccTCTCTGCAGGAGGCACAGCACTCAGCTCTGTGTTGATCGCCGCCGCCCAGGACTCCCCCTCCGCCTCCTGCTGCTCCCCAAAGGCGCTCCACCCAGAGTCCTCCTCTCCGCCTGCAGCCGAGCTGAAGTTACCGAAACTATCGCTGGCAGGAAACTGTCCCCCCTCGTCCCCCTTGTCTCCACCGGAGTCAAACCTGGGGGAGCTGAAGTCTCCGAAATCGTCTTCCTGCTCCATGTCGGCCACTTCCTGCGCAGGACCAGAACCCTGCGGCAAGCTCTGATCCTGCTGGACCTCCAGGTGCTCAAAACCTGCAAAGCCCTGACCTTCAAATGAGCCGGCGTCACCAAAGTCTCCAAAGTCCTCATCGTCCTCGGCGGGGGTGGCCGTGTCCCCCTGGAGGGGCGGAGACGGCACCGATCCAGTGGTGCTCATGTCACCATACTCCTCCAGGGCTTCAGTGGACAGAGGACGGCCTAAAGACGTCTCTGTCTCTGAACTCTTCTCGTCCGACTGCGCCGCATCTCCGTCTGTAGCGGCGTCGGAGAGGTCGGTTTCCCCGCCCCCCACCGTCTCTTTGGACCCTTCCATCAGAATCAGACGGTCTTTAGTGCAATCAGTCTGTGAGCGCTCCTCTGTGAAGGCTCTGTCCCTTTGTAGTGAGTCTGTGCTACCACAGCCGTCTAACGTCTCAGCTCCGGTTCTGTCTGTGTCCCTGTCGGCGTCCTCTGTTCCCTGATTGAGGACGGCAGTCTCTGGCGGCAGGTGACATGCTGTGAGACCATCCGTGTCCTTCTGTGCCGTCAGGTGTCCTTCAGTGttggaaaaagcaaaaaagtctGCAAACTCGTCCTCTGGGCCACCGCCCGTGTCCTCAGTGGACACATTTATATGAGAGTGGACAGAGTGCTGTGAGGAGGGGCTTCcctgaaggtcaaaggttacaAAGCCGTTAGTCAGCACCTCGGTGTCTCCACCGTTACACTCTGTGGGCTCGCTGCCGGCCGTGCCGCTCACAGAGGAGTCCAGCGAGCAGGAGACCGGTTTCCTGGACTCAGTTCTTTCTGAGCTGTCCAGGTGGCTCATCGGCCCAACGCCGTTGGCCTTGGACAGCTCGATCCCGGGGTTGCAGGTGCTGCAGCTGAAGCCCACCACCCCTCTGCTGCCGAGGAGCTCGGGAGGCGAGGTGGCGCTCAGAGCTTGGGATTGGTTGAACGTAGTCGGGGTCTCGAACTCGGACAGGCTAATGCTGTTTGGGACGCCAGAGAAGGTGCCAAAGTCTCCGAACTCAtcgtcctcttcctctgtgCCGTCCTCCATCGGTGGGGGTGAGGAGGAGAACATACGGATCACATCTGGCTCCATGGTTCTGTGCGGGGTGGTCCGGGCTACACCtgggagacagagacaggaagtgattaGAGACAGAGACGGTCTGAGTGGACCTGCAGGGACAAAGAGAACAGCATGAACCATCAGAACCCACATCAGAGTGTTCTGACCCAACAGAACACTGACTAACAGCCGGCTCCGGCTCCGGACAGCCGACTCAGGCTCCGGACAGAAAATGAACCGTGAGGGAAAGATTCCTTTCCAGATGAAAGAAGGCAACACTTCATCAAcaccagctgcagctctgctacTCTGGGCTTCACACAGTCCTAAATTCTtcctgaaagaggaaacagtgGCAGTGGGAGGGGCCAGAACACCTGTGGGCAGGTACACAGAGCCTGCTGACCTGGTCTGTAACCTGCAGGTCCAGAAGAACCAGTTTAACAACCAGGAAGCATCCGTCGTGTTTAAGCCTGAGCCCAAACTGACCTGAGATCAGAGGCCGGACTGAACATGAAACTCACCTGCAGAGTGTCAGAGCACACCTGAGCCGAACCAGGCCGGTTTTAAATGACCGTAAACAACAGGAGTAAAACGAACTCACCTGGTGGCTACACAAAGTTAGCACTCAGTTCCTTCACCTGCCAGCTGCTAACAGATCAGCTGAGTTTgatcagaaacaataaaaagagtcTGTGAGGAGGTTCGAGTCCGGACACAGAGCTGAACATCAGCTGGAAGCAGCTTCATGAAGCTAACAGGCCGAGACACCTGGCTAACTGACAGCTAGCATAGCTTAGCTTAGCCTGAGCATAAAACACCGACGGAACGACGTCACAAACTAACGTTCCTGACCCGGTTCGGCTGTTTTTAAGAACCATACTGCGATAATCCGGCCGTGTCCTGCGCTGTTAGGCAGCAGATATCAGCAGGACAGAAGCTAACCCCAACGACAACAAGCCTGTCCCGGGgctagctgcagctgcagccccGTCAGCCAGCTCCGTCTGACCCGGAGAACCGGCCCGACTCACCGCGAGACGCCGGCCGCGGACGTCCATGGCTCGGTTAAAGACTGCTCGGTCCGCGGGTGTCGGGTTCGGCCGGCCGGACTGAGCGGGACGGTTGGAGGTGAAGGTGGAGTCAGCCGgctgcttctcctcctgctaACCTGCTCCTGCTTCTCCCAGCATGCACCGCGCCGCGGCTGCCTGCGTCTCCACAAAGTTTCCAGGTGAAACAGGTAGTTCTGACGTCACACCCAGAAACCTTCAGCCGGCCGTCATCTGCTGCTTCACCTGTCTGTTATTTTCATTAGGAaagttgtatttaaatgttacaGAGTGTTAGAGGACAGAGGCGGTCTGTGaatttaatgttaatgtttaaaCTCAGCTGGACGCAGAAACATCCCGACAAACACTGACACGTTATAAATATAAAGATACAGATTTATACAGCGATAAATCCTCCTTAAAGGTGGGAGGACGGCGCCCCCCAGAGGTCAGGGTGGGAAGTCTTCAGTCATTCTAGTCatatttttacagtaaagttCAGACTGAGAACCTGaaaaatagtcattttaaacacagtttacaTAATAAGATataacagcaaaacacaaactagaaGCTTtctgcagaggtcagaggtcagaggtcacacacccaaactctcattgacttccattggatctgagctttaaacaggaagtgaaggctctccatgaaccctgtagaaccatcagaaccttctgctgctcacgggccaagaagttctgatccgactgatagttttcactcagagactgttggtctgaggcttactttttactctgcgTTTCTGCCTGACGTGCTGCTGGCCACAAACGGTGGgtatcaccatggcaaccagtgactcagcagattctggGTCAGCTGATGTtattcagcagcttttttttttgtttcactgttccatcatggccgcccccacaCATCTGGCAGGATTTAGTGTTTAAAGACCTAAACTAAAGGACCAACAGCCCAAcctggagtttcaaaataaagctcacagatgctcttcaaaataaaagtctgttttattcaAGGATCTTTTATTGTCATAGCAGCTCACATTTCAGTACAGCCCGTCCAAAGAAGACAGAACATGAGACACGGGAGACATGGAgcctgaggctgcagctgcaggaggggAGGCTCGTCTCACACTCTGTCCCTAACAGCACAGGGTTAGACGGCAAAATCAAACCTCAGCATGAAACAGAAATGACACACAGACAGGTGAGGGTGGCCTGTGAAGGAGGAGGGGGCAGTTAGAACCCAATCGCCCCAGGAAGCTAAGCTGCGTCCCGTCAGGGCGAGCAGATGGGGGGAGGTAGGgacgagaggaggaggagaggaggaggtccGCCTTCAtcgagagaagaaaaaaacaggaaaagtcctgacttcctgttgaCTTCAGAGAAGAAGGGTACTGCACTGGTTCCCTTTAAAAGATTTactttgatttacatttttaaattaaaacgaGATGAAGCTTTTTGATTAGTTGAAGTTTAGTTCATAAAATATATCAGTTTCAGGAGGTTTTTATTGTGGTCCATGAAGGTTCTGTTGTCCTGATCCAGTAAAGTTCTAGTTAAAGTTTACCTGAGGAAGCAGGAGACCAAAGTCTGCGAGGCCTCGCAGCTGATAAGATGACCCACTCTGGATCTTGAAGTTGGTGAGTTCAGATTTGTTTCATCGCtctgtgaaaatgaaatgtttgataAATGTTCGGTTGACCCAGATTTATTGATTGTCTTTTAAAGATGGAGTAAAAGTTATTTCCAAACATTTCCTGTGTGTCGTCCCgcctcctgctgctgaaagaggaaacacaCGTTCAGTTCCTGCCTGATTGAAAGGTTTTATCTCTCTTTAATGTTTAACTCCTtctgttcttctgtttctgtaagtttcaccactttttatattttatatctttaaCATTGACATTTACGGCAGATTGTTTTGATAGTTCCTCCTTTACAGGTTATATAACCTTTTTACTTGATACATTCTGACTTTTCTAAAGGtatttgatgtgttttcatTAAATTACCCAGAATTATTTTGCAGAATCAGATTAATTTTGATAAATCAGGAGTCAGAGTGAGAATGAATGACTTTGATGCtgttattataaataaatctgattgttTCAGGGAAGCTGTGATGAAACCATCAGACCTCCTGAACACGCTGGATGATCTGAGCAATGACCAGTTCGACTTATTTAAATGGTTCCTGCAGCAGGTCGGCAGCTCTGCAGGCCTGCCGTCCATCAGAAAGAGTCCCCTGCAGACAGCAAACAGGCAGGACACCGTGGACCTGATGGTCCAGACCTACAGACTTCATGGAGCTGTGCAGGTGACCAGGAAGGTTTTACAGGAGATCAACAGGAATGACTTGCTGCAGAGTTTATCTGCCAGCAGCTCAGGACCAGCAGGTCAGTGATGTTTCTGGGCTCTGACTGAACGTTCTTATATCCAATTAACACCATTAATCTCTGCCCAGCAGTGGATGTCGATGATGTTGGGGAATGTTCAAAGAACAGAGGAGCTCCTTCCTCCCAGGCTCAGGTTCTTCTTCCTCAGACTGAAGGTACAGACAACCTGAAACCCAAAAtgtggattctcagtcatccaggacatggtccTAAGTGGTTCTTTAGAAGACCTTAGAATGTCTTTTCTTGATACCTGAAGGTGTTTCTCCTCTCATCCTCCTTCAGTTTGGATCGTGTGTTTGGAGCTCCAGCCTTATAAACTGTATTATAATGATCACATTAACGGGGCCATGAGGTCACGAGTCACGGACCCACCCCTCCGTCCGGTGACTTGTTTGGGTCGTTGACACTTGTTGAATGCTTCCTAACGAGGCCAACATGGGAGCTGTTTCAATCACACATTTCAAGATGTGAACGGTTGTGAAACGAACAAGTCAAGGCTTCTCTATAGGTGTCAGAAAGATGGAACCTGAGGCCACCTCCTCGGTTTTGTTTAACGGAAACTGCATCAGagtatttatctttttaaaccattttctgATGATGAACGATGGAATTTGGGACAGGAGATGACTTCTGTCCTTGTTCCCAGGAAATAAGAACCTTTTTGCCACGTTGGACCAGGAGACTCAGACTTCCAGGTCTTGGCTGATACACCTGTGTGAAATCACAACTGGGTCTTTGGACTGGCAGATTGTGTAGACGGTCTCTCTCTTTAATAAAGGGGACTCCAGCGCTAGAGGCTCTCTGGGAAGGTCTATGCTGGTTCTAGGGAGGGGTTGTTGGGGGTACTTTGGAGATATGGGGTTTTGGGTTCCCTGCTAAGGTTCCTTTAGTTTCAGTGCAACCAAGCTGAGTCTGGTCAGCATTGATGATAATAAGTCAGACTCAGACTGCACCAGAGATGccctttgtcactgattctgttcagatCTTTCATTTCTAGATGCTGCAAAGACAAGACAAGGCCAATCTAGGTCaattattaaaatctgctttcaAACAGTGTTAACGTCCTGTTTGTCACAGATTTGATGATTCCAGTCCCTGAGCCGCAGCCCGTCACGTTTTATCAACGGATGCTTCAATCAAACTTCCAGGACAAGTTTATGTGTGCACAAGAAGGCTGGGCAGCAGACAAGCAGCTTCTGGTGGATATCTACGCCGACCTGTACGTCACGGCAGGGTGCGGCATACACATCAACACCCAGCATGAGGTCCGACAGGTTGAGAACGTGTTAAAGccgacagaaacagagaaactaGTGAAACCCAGAGACATCTTCAAACACCCTTCTGGAGAATACAGACCCATAAGAACTGTGCTGACCAATGGAATCGCAGGAATTGGAAAAACCTTCCTGGTGCAGAAGTTTGTGTTGGACTGGGCCGAACAAAGATCCAACCAAGACGTGCATCTTATATTCCCCTTCAGCTTCCGTCAGCTGAACCTGTTGAAGGAAGAACGCTTCAGTTTGGCAGAGCTCGTTCATGAATGCATCCCAGAAACTGTAGACATCAGAAAGGAGGCTCTGAATTACATCTTTACCTGCCTGCAGTCATCAGGAAACAGCAACCATGACAGGAGCAAATTCAAActtctctttgtgtttgatgGACTGGATGAGAGCCGCCTTCACCTGGATCTCCACTCTGACGACATTCGCTCTCTGGATGTAACAAAGTCCGCTAAAACAGATGTCCTGCTGAAGAAACTCATCAACGGGAAACTGCTCCGCTCTGCTCGCATCTGGATAACCACACGGCCGGcggcagccaatcagatccctCGAGAGTTCATCAGCAGCGTTACAGAGGTCAGGGGGTTCACCGAACCTCAGAAGGAGGAGTACTTCAGGAAGAGGTTTGGAGATGAAGAGCAGGCCAATAAAATCATCTCCTACATCAAGACTTCACGAAGCCTTCACATCATGTGCCACATCCCCGTCTTCTGCTGGATCTCTGCCACGGTTCTGGAGGATGTGCTAAAAACCAGAGCAGCAGGAGAGCTTCCCAGGACCCTGACGGAAATGTACTCAGAGTTCCTGGTGTTTCAGATTGATCAAACTAAAGAGAAATATGGCTCAGAGCGGTGCCTTCGGTACATTAAATCATTAGCAAAACTGGCTTTTCAGCAGCTGGAAAAAGGAAACCTGATCTTCTATGAGAAAGATCTGATGCTGAGCGACATTGAGTTCAAAGAAGCCTCCGTTTGCTCAGGAGTTTTCACGGAGATCTTTAAGGAAGAGCgtggaaaaaaagacagaaataagcTGTTCAGCTTTGTCCATCTGAGTGTTCAGGAGTTTCTGGCTGCTGTTCATGTGAGGATGTCTCTGATtaacaacagcaaaaatgtcAAGTCTTTCTTTGACCTGTCCCTGAAAAACCTTcatctgattttaaacaaaccatCTTCAAACAGGGTCCACAGGATGTTCATTGACAAGGCTTTACAGAGTCCAAATGGACATCTGGACCTGTTCCTGCGCTTCCTCCTGGGTCTGTCTCTACAGACCAATCAGGATAAACTAAAGGACTTGCTAATAAACTCAGACAACCACTCAAAGACCAATCAGAAAACAGTCCAGTACATCAAGCACAGGATCAGTGAGAACCTGTCTGTGGAGAAAAGCATCAACCTGTTCCACTGTCTGAGCGAACTCAATGATCACTCCCTGGTGGAGGAGATCCAACAGTTCCTGAGCTCAGGAAgtctgtccacacagaaactgtCTCCTGCTCAGTGGTCCGCTCTGGTCTTCATCTTACTGTCCTCAGAAGATCTGGAGGTGTTTGACCTGAAGAGGTACTCTGCTTCGGAGGAGGCTCTCCTGAGGCTGCTGCCGGTGCTCAAAGCTGCCAGCAAAGCTCTGTAGGTTGAATAATATTTGGTTTTTGCTCCTAATGCTGCAGTTATAATCAGTATTTTAGAGTTCACCTCTGTCCTACAGGTTGGATGGTTGTAATCTGACCCAGAGAAGCTGTGAAGCTCTGTCCTCCCTCCTGGTCTCTGAGTCCTCTGGGCTGACAGAGTTGGACCTGAACAGAAACAACCTACAGGATTCTGGAGTGAAGCTCCTGTTTGCTGCGATGGAGAGTCCTCACTGCAAGCTGGAGAAGCTCGGGTCAGCTCATCTTatgctttttagtttgtttgtctcGTGCTGCTCCTCACAGAGTAGAggataaatatttgtttatgcCTTTCAGATTACAGCAAACTAACATCTCGGACCACTGCTGCCAGGATCTGTCTTCGCTTCTCGTCTCTCAGTTCTCCGGTTTGAGAGAGCTGGACCTGAGTAACAACAACCTGAAGGACTCAGGTGTGGCTCTTCTCCTTCCTGCTCTGGAAAGTTCTCACTGTCTCCTGGAAACCTTCAGGTTAGATCCCAGCTCTTGTTCTCTTACTGCTTCCTGAGTTACAGAGGGGCCTCCAGCACACGATGGGGggtccataacaaacaccatgtttaAACACAGGCTTGTCCATACCTGGAAGCAGGTCCCcctgggtcaaaggtcaatgatAAACTCCTCAGGTTGTTTGTGTTCTGCCAGGTTGAATCAAGCTTGTCTCACTGAGACATCCTGTCAGGAGTTCTCATCAGTGCTCAGCTCTGCTCGCTGCCGTCTGACAGAGATGGACCTGAGTAACAACGACCTGCGAGACTTGGGGGTCACGCTGCTCTCCGCTGGCCTGGAGAGTTCTCACTGCTCTCTCCGAGTCCTCAGGTAACATTTAACCCTTCAGGGCCCGAACCCTGAGCAGGCTGATACCAACAGTCCCTGAGTGAAAACTGTCAGTCGGATCAGAACTTCCTGACCCGTgtgcagcagaaggttctgatggttctacagggttcatggaggagatatgaagagttaaaaagagccttcacttcccTCTGTCCCCTGTCcatctgtccctctgtcccccTGTCCTCTGTCCCCCTGTCCCCTGTCCCTCTGTCCCCTGTCCCTCTGTTCCCTGTCTCCCTGTCCCTATGTCCCCCTGTCCCTCTGTCCCCTGTCTCCCTGTCCCTCTGTCCcctgtccctctgtccctctgtccccATGTCCcctgtccctctgtctcctgtccCTCTGTCCCGCTGTCCCTCTGTCCCCTGTCCCCTGTCCCTCTGTCCCCCTGTCCCTCTGTCCCCTGTCTCCTGTCCCTCTGTCTCCCTGTCCCCTGTCCCCTGTCCCCCTGTCCCTCTGTCCCCTGTCCCTCTGCAGGCTGTCAGCTTGTATGATCTCAGACGCAGGTTGTGCTTCTCTGGCCTCGGCTCTGAGGTCCAACCCCTCCTACCTGCAGGAACTGGATCTGAGCTACAATCATCCCGGAGCTGCAGGAGCAAAGCTGCTGTCTGCTCGGCTCGAGGCTCCGTCCTCCCAGCTGAAAACTCTCAGGTCAGAAATCTGTTGTTCTTCTGTGGAGAAACAGAAAGGTCCATCTGAAACTGGGACCAGGCAGGTGAGGTCCAGAGGCCACACCCTCTCAGACTCTCTCAGGTGTTTCCTGTATGACTGTTGAACTGTTTggaagttttgtgtttttttaacattcgcTTACAGTTTTATGCTGTTGTTTTATGGTTGGAAACTAAagttttctcttctctttgtaaagaacttcctgttttcttgaCTCTCGCTCTGCAGGCTGGAACACGGAGGACCGCAGAGGCTGAAACCAGGTCTGAACAAGTGTGAGTCAGTCCAACCAGGTGGTCTTCAGATGGATGTTTCCTCATGTGTTCATGAAGCTGTCTGACGGTTCTTCCCTCCATCAGATTTCTGCGAGCTGACTCTGGATCAGAACATGGCTCACAGGAAGCTCAAGCTGTCTGACAGCAACAGGAAGGCCACGAGCGTCACGGAGCTGCAGGCGTACCCGGACCATCCCGAGAGGTTCCACTTCTGCCAGCTGCTGTGCTGCGAGGCTGTGACGGCTCGCGGTTACTGGGAGGTGGAGTGGACCGGCGTGGTCCACGTGGCGCTGAGCTACCGAGGAGTCCGCCGCAGAGGAACCAGAAACGACTGCTTGTTTGGGAGGAACGATCAGTCGTGGACTCTGAGCTGCTCTGATGTTGGTTATTCTGTCTGCCACGATCGGAGAGAAACGCCcatctgctcctcctgctgctcctcctccccctcttcctcctcctcctcctcctcctcctcctccaacagAGTAGCAGTGTATGTGGACCATCCTGCTGGCGTTCTGTCCTTCTACAGGGTCTCCTCGGACTCAGTGGTCCACCTGTACACCTTCAGAACCACGTTCAGCGGGCCGCTC of the Kryptolebias marmoratus isolate JLee-2015 linkage group LG3, ASM164957v2, whole genome shotgun sequence genome contains:
- the aftpha gene encoding aftiphilin a isoform X2, translated to MEPDVIRMFSSSPPPMEDGTEEEDDEFGDFGTFSGVPNSISLSEFETPTTFNQSQALSATSPPELLGSRGVVGFSCSTCNPGIELSKANGVGPMSHLDSSERTESRKPVSCSLDSSVSGTAGSEPTECNGGDTEVLTNGFVTFDLQGSPSSQHSVHSHINVSTEDTGGGPEDEFADFFAFSNTEGHLTAQKDTDGLTACHLPPETAVLNQGTEDADRDTDRTGAETLDGCGSTDSLQRDRAFTEERSQTDCTKDRLILMEGSKETVGGGETDLSDAATDGDAAQSDEKSSETETSLGRPLSTEALEEYGDMSTTGSVPSPPLQGDTATPAEDDEDFGDFGDAGSFEGQGFAGFEHLEVQQDQSLPQGSGPAQEVADMEQEDDFGDFSSPRFDSGGDKGDEGGQFPASDSFGNFSSAAGGEEDSGWSAFGEQQEAEGESWAAAINTELSAVPPAERDEEEEEEEWHEGGDPAVSKQTVLLSSRLEKLFHCSFPQSSVQNQQVEERVLSLKVLLEPAEGGAKPGADKEDRLLCNRSACGAVWLQLQDVHEAVGLRYQWGGSHCNKALLCCLGIDTRNILFTGQKKQPVIVPMYAAGLGMLEPTKEPVKPVSAAEMIASIAQTPPAAPEKSSCHSDSVQEALPPVQFDWSSSGLTNPLDASGGSALLNLDFFGPVEDSGSSSSASIPGVDPELFELTTAKLDSGGAGSRVADAFARLMSTVEKTSTSTRKPRKDENLSEEAAKVIAALPDLSFMQAKVLMFPATLTPLSSQATAD
- the aftpha gene encoding aftiphilin a isoform X1; protein product: MEPDVIRMFSSSPPPMEDGTEEEDDEFGDFGTFSGVPNSISLSEFETPTTFNQSQALSATSPPELLGSRGVVGFSCSTCNPGIELSKANGVGPMSHLDSSERTESRKPVSCSLDSSVSGTAGSEPTECNGGDTEVLTNGFVTFDLQGSPSSQHSVHSHINVSTEDTGGGPEDEFADFFAFSNTEGHLTAQKDTDGLTACHLPPETAVLNQGTEDADRDTDRTGAETLDGCGSTDSLQRDRAFTEERSQTDCTKDRLILMEGSKETVGGGETDLSDAATDGDAAQSDEKSSETETSLGRPLSTEALEEYGDMSTTGSVPSPPLQGDTATPAEDDEDFGDFGDAGSFEGQGFAGFEHLEVQQDQSLPQGSGPAQEVADMEQEDDFGDFSSPRFDSGGDKGDEGGQFPASDSFGNFSSAAGGEEDSGWSAFGEQQEAEGESWAAAINTELSAVPPAERDEEEEEEEWHEGGDPAVSKQTVLLSSRLEKLFHCSFPQSSVQNQQVEERVLSLKVLLEPAEGGAKPGADKEDRLLCNRSACGAVWLQLQDVHEAVGLRYQWGGSHCNKALLCCLGIDTRNILFTGQKKQPVIVPMYAAGLGMLEPTKEPVKPVSAAEMIASIAQTPPAAPEKSSCHSDSVQQEALPPVQFDWSSSGLTNPLDASGGSALLNLDFFGPVEDSGSSSSASIPGVDPELFELTTAKLDSGGAGSRVADAFARLMSTVEKTSTSTRKPRKDENLSEEAAKVIAALPDLSFMQAKVLMFPATLTPLSSQATAD
- the aftpha gene encoding aftiphilin a isoform X3, whose amino-acid sequence is MEPDVIRMFSSSPPPMEDGTEEEDDEFGDFGTFSGVPNSISLSEFETPTTFNQSQALSATSPPELLGSRGVVGFSCSTCNPGIELSKANGVGPMSHLDSSERTESRKPVSCSLDSSVSGTAGSEPTECNGGDTEVLTNGFVTFDLQGSPSSQHSVHSHINVSTEDTGGGPEDEFADFFAFSNTEGHLTAQKDTDGLTACHLPPETAVLNQGTEDADRDTDRTGAETLDGCGSTDSLQRDRAFTEERSQTDCTKDRLILMEGSKETVGGGETDLSDAATDGDAAQSDEKSSETETSLGRPLSTEALEEYGDMSTTGSVPSPPLQGDTATPAEDDEDFGDFGDAGSFEGQGFAGFEHLEVQQDQSLPQGSGPAQEVADMEQEDDFGDFSSPRFDSGGDKGDEGGQFPASDSFGNFSSAAGGEEDSGWSAFGEQQEAEGESWAAAINTELSAVPPAERDEEEEEEEWHEGGDPAVSKQTVLLSSRLEKLFHCSFPQSSVQNQQVEERVLSLKVLLEPAEGGAKPGADKEDRLLCNRSACGAVWLQLQDVHEAVGLRYQWGGSHCNKALLCCLGIDTRNILFTGQKKQPVIVPMYAAGLGMLEPTKEPVKPVSAAEMIASIAQTPPAAPEKSSCHSDSVQQEALPPVQFDWSSSGLTNPLDGVDPELFELTTAKLDSGGAGSRVADAFARLMSTVEKTSTSTRKPRKDENLSEEAAKVIAALPDLSFMQAKVLMFPATLTPLSSQATAD
- the aftpha gene encoding aftiphilin a isoform X4, which encodes MEPDVIRMFSSSPPPMEDGTEEEDDEFGDFGTFSGVPNSISLSEFETPTTFNQSQALSATSPPELLGSRGVVGFSCSTCNPGIELSKANGVGPMSHLDSSERTESRKPVSCSLDSSVSGTAGSEPTECNGGDTEVLTNGFVTFDLQGSPSSQHSVHSHINVSTEDTGGGPEDEFADFFAFSNTEGHLTAQKDTDGLTACHLPPETAVLNQGTEDADRDTDRTGAETLDGCGSTDSLQRDRAFTEERSQTDCTKDRLILMEGSKETVGGGETDLSDAATDGDAAQSDEKSSETETSLGRPLSTEALEEYGDMSTTGSVPSPPLQGDTATPAEDDEDFGDFGDAGSFEGQGFAGFEHLEVQQDQSLPQGSGPAQEVADMEQEDDFGDFSSPRFDSGGDKGDEGGQFPASDSFGNFSSAAGGEEDSGWSAFGEQQEAEGESWAAAINTELSAVPPAERDEEEEEEEWHEGGDPAVSKQTVLLSSRLEKLFHCSFPQSSVQNQQVEERVLSLKVLLEPAEGGAKPGADKEDRLLCNRSACGAVWLQLQDVHEAVGLRYQWGGSHCNKALLCCLGIDTRNILFTGQKKQPVIVPMYAAGLGMLEPTKEPVKPVSAAEMIASIAQTPPAAPEKSSCHSDSVQEALPPVQFDWSSSGLTNPLDGVDPELFELTTAKLDSGGAGSRVADAFARLMSTVEKTSTSTRKPRKDENLSEEAAKVIAALPDLSFMQAKVLMFPATLTPLSSQATAD